In Candidatus Methylomirabilota bacterium, the genomic window CGACGGACGGGCGCCGTCCGGGCGGGGTCGCTCCAGAAGCGCGCGAGCACCGCGGTGCCGTGATCGGGATGCGAGTAGATGTCGTGGACGTCGGCCATCCGGGCGATGGCGCCGAGGCCGGTCCCCGGCGTGCCGGAGCTCGACACGCCGTCGCGCATGCTCTCGCCGACATTGGCGATACCCGGCCCCTTGTCGAGGGCGAGCAGCTCGATGCCACGCCGGTCGTTGCCCGGCACCGCCTGCATCAGGATTTCCCCGCCGCCCCCGTGCTTGACGAGATTCGAGCCGGCCTCGGTGGCCACAAGTGAGACGCGGCCGGCGCCGGTGTCGTCGAAGCCGAGATCGCGGGCCATCGCGGCGGCGGCGCGCCGCGCCTCCGCCGACTGGGCTCGATCGACCACCCGTATCACCGCGGTCTCGATCAGCTCGTCCATCGCGCGATGGTGACCCTCGTGCCCTCGCCGGGACGGGACTCGATCGCGAACTCGCTCGAGAGGCGGCGCGCGCCGCCAAGCCCGAGGCCGAGACCGTTGCCGGTGGTGAAGCCATCCTTCAGCGCGCGCTCGATATCGGGGATGCCGGGCCCCTGGTCCTCGAAGGTGAGACGGAGGCCGCGACGCCCCGTCTCCAGGAGGGATTCGATGCGGCAGGTGCCGCCGCCGCCGTAAACGAGGGCGTTCCGGGCCAGCTCGCTCGCCGCCGTCACGATCTTGGTCTGGTCCACGAGGCTGAAGCGCATCTCGACCGCCGCCGACCGCACCGTCTGGCGGAGGACCACGATGTCGGCGGAGGAGCCGAGCGCGAGCTTCTCGTCACTCAGCGTCGGCAATCGTGGTCTCCTCCACCGCCTCCGCCGTGTTGCCGTTCCCGCTCGCCTCGAGCGAGCGGCGCAGGATCTCCATGCCCTTTTCCACGTTGAGCGCGGTGCGGACCCCCGGCAGGGACAGCCCCAGCTCGACGAGGGTGATCGCGACGGCGGGCTGCATGCCGACCACCACCGTCTGCGCGTCGAGCACGCGCGCGATGGACGCGATGCTGCCCAGCATGCGACCGATGAAGGAATCCACGACCTCGAGCGCGGAGATGTCGATGAGCACCGCCCGCGCGCGATGCTGGACGATGCGGTCGGCGAGGTCCTCCTGGAGCGTCGTGGCCAGCCGATCGTGCATGTCCACCTGCACGGTGACGAGGAGATACTCTCCCATCTTCAGGATCGGGATGCGATCCATGGGAAGGCTCAGGCCGGGCGCGGGGTGGCGCGGCCGACGGCGAGCCCGGCGCGCTGGAGCGCGACGGCGAACGCACCGGCCAGGGTGGCCTTGGTCGTCACGTCGCCGAGCTCGACGCCGAGATGCACGATGGTCTGAGCGATCTGGGGACGAATGCCGCTGATGAGGCAATCCGCTCCCATGAGTCGCGCCGCCGCCACCGTCTTGAGCAGGTGCTGGGCGACCAGCGTGTCCACCGTCGGCACGCCGGTGATGTCGATGATGGCGATGCTCGCCCCGGTCTCGACGATGCGCGTGAGGAGCGATTCCATCACGAGCTGGGTGCGCTCGCTGTCGAGGGTGCCGATGAGCGGCAGGGCGAGGATACCTTTCCAGAGCTCCACCACCGGGGTCGAGAGCTCCAGCATGGTCCGCTGCTGGCTGAGGATGACGTCATCGCGCCCTTTCTGGTACATCTCCATCGTGAGGAGCCCGAGCTTGTCGAGCAGCAGCGTGACGGTCCAGAGCTCGGTGGCGAGCGCCGTCGCGTCTCCGCTGAGCTCGCGCTGGAGGCGGGCGAACAGCGGCTCCTTCAGCGAGAAGACGAACATTGCGGTCTCGGAGGGCGAGAAGCCCTGCTTGGCGCGCGAGCGCGAGATGGAGCCGAGGAGATCCCGCACGCCCTCCCAGGCCGGCCCCCCAACGTCGGCCCCGCCCCCGCGCTGCAGCGCGCCGGCAAAGAGGTCGAGGAACGCGCGCGACTGGTCCTCCAGCTCGGATTTCTTGATCAAGTCCGGACGGGCGGTCACCGCGCCGAGCTGGCGCTGCAGCCAGTCCTGCAGGATCTCGGCCTCGTGCTTCTTGATCATCTCGGTGGTCCGGGCGCCGGGGTTCATCTCGGAGTGTCCCTCCTCGAGCTTCTGGGCAGTCTCGTCGCCTGGCGTGGGCAGGTAAAAAGGTTCCGGTCTCCCCGGCGTGCGCGAATGCCGCGCAGGCCGGAGAATCGAGTCAGTAGCACCAGCCGCGCGCCCCTGTCAAGGAGGCGCGCGCGGTCCAGCACCTACTGGGGGGGCGTAGTGTCCTCGGCCTCTCCGCTCTCGATCCAGTCGGAGAGGAGCGTGTAGGTCACGGCGAGCAGGACCGGACCGATGAAGATGCCGATCACGCCGAAGCCGATCATCCCTCCTAGCACACCGGCGAAGATCAGCGGCAGCGGGAGATCAGCGCCGCGGCGGATCAGGATCGGGCGCATCACGTTGTCGAAGCTCACCACGAAGATCGTCCAGACCAGCAGCCCGGTCGCCCAGCCGAACGAGCCGGACCAGTAGAGCCACACCACCGCGGGGCCCAGCACCGGCATCACGCCGATCTGGGCGATGGCCAGGAACACCGCCACCACGGTCAGGATCGCAGCAAAGGGGATGCCGACGACGGCGAGACCGATGCCGGCGAGCAGCGCCTGGATGACCGCCGTCACGATCACGCCCATCGCGATGCCGCGGATGGCGCCGCCCGCGAGCGTTACCGCCCGCGGCCCGCGCGCCCCCGCGAGTCGCTGCGCGAAGCGATGGAGGAACTCCGCCGCCGCGTCGCCGCGCGCGTAGAGATACGCAGAGATCGCCATGATGAGGAGCAGATCGATCGCGAGACTCGCCACGCCGCCGACGAGGCCGAGAAGCCAGGCGGCGAGGAGCTTGGTGTACGGCGAGAGCGTGGCGGTCACATCGGTGGGCGCCGAGAGCACCTCACGCCACCGCTCAGCGATGGTCGGTCCGATGACCGGGATCCCGGTGACCCAGTCGGGCGGCGGCGGCACGTGCATGGAGGCGACGGACGTGGCCCAGGCGATGATTCGGTCGCTGTTGACGATGAGCACGGTGATGGCGGTACCCAGCGGCACGATGAACCCCAGCAGGAGCACGACCGACATCGTCGCGGCGGCGACGGCGCGCCGTCCGCCCACCCGCGTCTGCAGTTGCATCATGATGGGCCACGTCGCGACGACGATGGTCGCCGCCCAGATCATGGCGCCGAGGAACGGCCGCAGGATCCAGAGCGTGCCCGCGATCATGGCGACGAGACAGGCCACGCCGAGCGTGACGCGCGCGACATCCTGGGGCCTCGGCCCGGACGCCATAGGCGGCGGCAATTGTACCGCGGGCTCGTCGAGGCCGAGTCGATCGTCTGGTTGATTCATGGGGCTTGATTCATGGGGCGGGACCATTCGAGCAGTCCGCCGACGGCGCGCCTATGGGACTTAGGGCCTAGGCGGACGCGCCGCCGCTACCGCGCGCGGAGCCACTCGAGCAGCACCGCGCGCGCCTTCGCGATCGCCCGCGCCCGATGGCTGACCACGTTCTTCTCCCGATCCGGCAGCTGGGCGAACGTCGAGTCGAGCGGCGGGTAGTAGAAGAGGGGGTCATAGCCGAAGCCGCCGGTCCCCTGCGGCTGGTCGAGAATGATGCCCTCCGCCTCGCCTTCCGCCGTCGCCTCGCGGCCGCCGGGCTCGACCAGCGCGATCACGCTGCGAAAGCGCGCGGTGCGCCGGAGCGGGGGCACGCCGGCGAGGGCTTCGAGGAGCTTGGCGCAGCGCTGCGCGTCGTCGAGCCCCTCGCCGCCGTAGCGGGCGGAGATCACGCCGGGGGCGCCGCCGAGGGCGTCCACCTCGAGGCCGGAATCGTCCCCCATCGCGAGCATTCCGGTCGCGGCGGCGGCGGCACGCGCCTTGCCGAGGGCGTTGTCCCGGTACGACTCGGCGCCTTCCGGGGGCAGCGTCACCCCGGGAAAGTCCACGAGCGGGCGCACCTGGAGGGGAAGATCGCTCAGCAGGCTCGCCATCTCCCGCGCCTTGCCGGGATTAACGCTCGCCACGACGAGCACGCGCTCAGAGGGCGAAGGACTTCTCCCCGCGCGCGGCCACCGCGCGCCGCTGCAGGCCCACGAGCGCGCCGATGCCCCGCTCGGCCAGCGCGAGCAGCTCGGCGAGGCGGTCCTTGCCGAACGGCGACTGCTCGGCCGTGCCCTGCACCTCCACGAAGGCGCCGCCGCCGGTCATGACCACGTTCATGTCCACCTCGGCGCTCGAGTCCTCGACGTAGTCGAGGTCGAGCAGCGGGCGCGCGCCCACCATGCCCACGCTGATCGCGGCCACGTGGTCACGCAGCGGCGAGCCGGGCAGCACCCCGGCCTGCACCAGCTTGTCGAGCGCGTCGGACAGCGCCACCCAGGAGCCCGTGATGGCCGCAGTGCGGGTGCCGCCATCGGCCTGGATCACGTCGCAGTCCATCCACACCGTGCGCTCGCCGAGCTTCGGCATGTCCACGACCGAGCGGAGCGAGCGGCCGACCAGCCGCTGGATCTCCTGGGACCGGCCGCTGGGCCCGCCGCGCTCTCGGCCCATGCGGGTGTTGGTGGAGCGCGGCAGCATGCCGTACTCCGCGGTCACCCAGCCCTTCCCCTGGCCCTTGAGGAAGGGTGGCACTTTGTCCTCAAGCGACGCGGTGCAGATGACCTTGGTGTCGCCGAACTCGACGAGCACCGAGCCCTCCGGATGCCGGAGATAGTCGCGCGTGATCACGACGCGCCGGAGCTGATCGGGCGCGCGGCCGTCGTGGCGGGGGCCCGTGGTCACGTGGTGGTCGGGGTGGCCGTCACTTGGACGGGGGGCGCGAGAGGGCGGTGCGCAGACGCTGGTCGTACCGCCGCTTGTACTCGCTGAGCCCCGCGTAAATCGCTTTCGCGGCGGCTTCGCGATACTCCGGGGTCGAGAGCTTCTTCTCTTCCTTGGGGTTGGTGAGGAAGCCGATCTCGATCAGGATGGCCGGCATGGCGGCGCCGCCCAGAACGTAGAAGCCCGCCTGCTTGACCCCACGATTGACCAGCCGAAGAGATTTCGTCATCGAGTCCAGCACGGTCTCGGCCAGGAAGCTGGATTCCTGCTGGAACTCGGACTGCGCGAGATCCCAGAGGATGCTCTTCACCGCGTCGTTCTTCTGGCGGGACGCGGCGGTTTCGAGCTGCACCGCCCCGTTCTCGATCGCGGCAATCTGACGGGCCTCGGTGTCGCTCGCCTCGGACGACAAGAAATAGGTCTCGACGCCCTCGGACACCGCGCGCGGGTGCGCGTTGGCGTGGATGGACACGAAGAGGTCGGCGCGCTGCTTGTTGGCGAAGTTGGTCCGGTCGCGCAGCGGCACGAACACGTCGGTGCTGCGCGAGAGGACCACCTTGATGCCGAGGCCGCCGTCCTCGACCATGCGCGCCACCCGCCGCGTCACATCGAGCACGACGTCCTTCTCCTGCACGCCGGTGGGGCCCACCGCGCCGGAGTCGTGGCCCCCGTGGCCGGCGTCGAGCACCACGAGCCGCAGCGGCTGCATGGCCCCGCCCTGGGCGCCCTCCTGCTCGGCGCCCTCCTTGCTCCGGTAGAGATCGATCACGATGCGGTAGGGATCCCGCAGCGAGAAGTCCTTGATCTGCCCCGCCGGCGAGTCGAGGACGACGCGGAGCACGGCGCCGCCGGTGGCCGGCTCGAGCCGGGTCGACTTGACGAGCCCGTCCTCGATCTCCTGGAGCTGGGGCCCGGAGACCCGGAGCGAGGGCAGCCGCACGCGGACCTCGCCACGCTCGGCCCCCTGGTCGACGATCGCGTAGCCGATCGGGGCGGAAGTCTCCAGCACGATACGGGTGAAGCTGGGATAGGACCGCAGGCGCAGGTCCCCGAACGCGACGGCGGGCGCGGGCGCCGCTACCGGCTTGGTCGCCGGCCGGGCGGACGCGGTCGGGGCGGCCACCACCTTCATGGTCACGCCCGGGGCGAGCCGGCCGAGGCCCTTGGCCAGGAAGTCGTCGGGAAGGAGCCAGCCGCTGCTCCCCATGCGGGCCGGGGCGTCGAGGGTGATGGGCGTCCCCGCCACCACCGCGCGCGACTGATTCCGCGTGAACTGGGCCGAGCGCGCGCCGACGGCCAGCGTGCCGCGCTCGCCCTTGGCCGTCCAGGTCCCCTTCAGCACCGCCGCGAGCCGATCGGCCGGCACGTAGCTGCCGCCCTCGTCGAGGCTGACCGGCGTCACGACGCCCAGGGACCCGCTCTTGGCCCGAAGCTCGATGGTGCCCGGGCGCGGGGCGGCGCTCGCCCCCGGGACGATCCCCAGGATGACGAGGCCGAGCGCGATTCGACGGAGCCAGGCAGCCATGCGCGGTGAAGGAATGGTCACGCCATTCTAACAACCGCCTTCGAACGGAGTGAAGTTTCCTCCGGATTATTCGAGGGAACGAAGAAGGGTGGCAGCCTGCGTGTCCTGGGGGTCGAGCGCGACGAGGCGCCCCGCGAGTATTGGACCAAGGTCCGATGTTGGATTTCCAGCCCGACGCCTAACGTGCCGTCGAGGAGGACACAGCCATGCGCAAGCTCGTTGGGTGGATGCTGCTGTTCGCGGGGGTCACGCTGGGCGCGGCCGCCTGCGCGTCGAGCGGGTCGTCCAGCATGTCCGCTGCGCCCCCCGCCAGCAATGTCACGGGGACCTGGTCGGGGACCTATGTGTTCGAGCCCTCCAGCGCCGGCAACGGCCTGGTCACGCTGGTGCTCGCCCAGGACGGGAGCAATGTGAAGGGCAACATGAACGTCCAGGGCCCGCACCGGTTCGCTCCGGCCGTGATCAACGGCGTGATGACGGGGAACGACATCAAGGTGACCGGGCCGGATCTGACGGGCTGGATGAAGGTGAACGGCAATCAGATGACCGGGCTCATCAACGGCATCCTGCCCGTGCGGGTGACCCTCACCAAGCAGTAGGAGCGTGGTCGCGGTCCGGGGCACCCGGGGCGCCTCGGGCTCCTACGGCCGGTTGATGAACTGCAGGATCTCGTCGGCGTGGGCGGCGACCAGCCGTCGCGCGGCCTCGACGAGCAACTGCTTGTCGCACTCCGACGGCAGGTTGAGGCGGGTCGGGATCTCCGCGATCCGCTCCACCACCTCCTCTGCCGTCTTCAGGGGCTCCGGCTCCGCCTTGCACGCCGCCGGGACATCGCTGGCGTCCGCCGCCCACTTGGCGTCCGTGTGGCGGAGCGAGATGACGTGGGTGGTCTTCGAATCCGGAAAGACACCCTCCAGCTGCAGCGTGCGGAAGAAGAGCGCTTGATAGGTGCTGGCTCGCTCCTCCATGATGCTGGGAATGCGCGACATGGGGAAGCTGAAGAACGAGAAGGGCAACGAGCGCAGACCCAGGCGCCGCTCGTCCACCGAGAAGGGAAATGAGCTGTCGAAGGCGATGATGAGCGAGCGCTTGGCGTGCTTCTCCTGGAGCTGCTTGAGGTAGAGCAGAAGCAGGGTCTCGATGCCCTGGTTTTCGTAGAGGCCGCCGTCGCCGGCATGCCAGAAGACCTTCTCGCCGCCCACCTGCAACGTGATCGGGCCGACCAGCGGCGGGAAGGACGCGGACGCGGTGGCGGCACCGGCCAGCCCGATGACGCACGGATCCATGTGGATCTCGGTCGGGGTGATCGGCTTGAGGAGCTGCCAGCGCTTCTCGATGTAGGGGGCCGGCTCCATCGTTCGCCCCTGGCGCTCGAGCGACTTGCGGAGATCGGCGAAGAAGTCGTAATCGAAGTCGTCCGGGGGCACGACCGTCATGGCGAAGCGCCGGCCGTTGTTGTAGAGCGTGCTGTTCACGATGAGGCCGGGAATGTCGCCGTTCCGCTCCCGCTGGCTCATGTCGGCGAACGTGGCCTTGCCGTAGAGACGGTCGCGCAGGAGCTCGGCGAGGGTCTGCGCGGCCAGAGCCGAGTTGATCCATCTGAAAGACAGGAGCTGATTCCAGATGAGGGCATTCTCGAAGTCCTGGCTGAGGTCAACCCGGTACTGCTCGAAGAAGGCGCGGTAGGCGTCGGTCATCGTCCCGTCGGGGTTGAGGACGGGCACCTCCTTGCCCGGCTTCTTGAGGGCGAAGTAGCTCGCTGCGATGCTGCCGCCGGACACGCTCGAGATATGCGAGATCTTCTGGAGCACCGACGCGCCATCGGCCGTGCGCAAGCCGGCCAGCGCCTCGAGTCCGGCCGAGCCGAAGATCGCCGCCCGGCTGCCGCCGCCGGACAGCGCCACGCCAAGCAGGAGATTGGCGTCGTGTAGCGGGCGCAGACACGGCACCTCGGGGTCGACGCGCTTCACCGTGAAGACATGCGCGCTGGCGCAGCCTCCGAGGATGAAGACGGCGAGCAATATCGCGGCCATGGCGCGCCGGCCCATCAACCGCAGCCCCCACGGACGACCTGCATGCAGTCGGTCATCGTCGGCTCCCCGCGTGCGCGTCCGGCGCCCGCCGTCGTCATGATCACGTCACGTGCCGCCACCACGCTCGGCTCCCGCCCGATGAGTACCCTAGCACCCGCCGCCGCCATCACAGAACCTTGTCCTCCCTCATCCTGCCGATGAGCACGGCAGCCAGCTCGCCGGTGAGGGTGGTGACGTCCTTCACATCGGTAGACTCGCTGGTCCCCGACCACACCACGCGCTCCGGCTGCATGCTCCACAGCGTGGACTCGATGGTGAGCACCTCGTACTGTTCGATGGACGGCGGCACCGTGGTGTAGGCCGTTGTGTACCAGCCGTAGAATCCCGCCGCGTAGTAACCGGGGACGACGTAGCCGGGTGTGACGTGGACGTTTCGCTGCACCCGGAGAACGCGCGTGATCAGCACCGCATCCGCCCCCGACTGGGCCACCGCCCCCTTGATCCGCGCGTTGCCGATGGCGCCTTCCTCGGGCAGCAGGAGATAGCTCGCGGTGGCCGCGACCCCCTGGTTGCGCAGGGCCTGGGTGAAGCCGTCCTCGAACACGCGCCGGTTGCTCTGGCTGCGGGCCACGCCGATCACCAGCACGCTGCGCAGCGGCGGG contains:
- a CDS encoding anti-sigma regulatory factor: MPTLSDEKLALGSSADIVVLRQTVRSAAVEMRFSLVDQTKIVTAASELARNALVYGGGGTCRIESLLETGRRGLRLTFEDQGPGIPDIERALKDGFTTGNGLGLGLGGARRLSSEFAIESRPGEGTRVTIARWTS
- a CDS encoding STAS domain-containing protein; translated protein: MDRIPILKMGEYLLVTVQVDMHDRLATTLQEDLADRIVQHRARAVLIDISALEVVDSFIGRMLGSIASIARVLDAQTVVVGMQPAVAITLVELGLSLPGVRTALNVEKGMEILRRSLEASGNGNTAEAVEETTIADAE
- a CDS encoding STAS domain-containing protein — translated: MNPGARTTEMIKKHEAEILQDWLQRQLGAVTARPDLIKKSELEDQSRAFLDLFAGALQRGGGADVGGPAWEGVRDLLGSISRSRAKQGFSPSETAMFVFSLKEPLFARLQRELSGDATALATELWTVTLLLDKLGLLTMEMYQKGRDDVILSQQRTMLELSTPVVELWKGILALPLIGTLDSERTQLVMESLLTRIVETGASIAIIDITGVPTVDTLVAQHLLKTVAAARLMGADCLISGIRPQIAQTIVHLGVELGDVTTKATLAGAFAVALQRAGLAVGRATPRPA
- the ydiK gene encoding AI-2E family transporter YdiK, whose protein sequence is MASGPRPQDVARVTLGVACLVAMIAGTLWILRPFLGAMIWAATIVVATWPIMMQLQTRVGGRRAVAAATMSVVLLLGFIVPLGTAITVLIVNSDRIIAWATSVASMHVPPPPDWVTGIPVIGPTIAERWREVLSAPTDVTATLSPYTKLLAAWLLGLVGGVASLAIDLLLIMAISAYLYARGDAAAEFLHRFAQRLAGARGPRAVTLAGGAIRGIAMGVIVTAVIQALLAGIGLAVVGIPFAAILTVVAVFLAIAQIGVMPVLGPAVVWLYWSGSFGWATGLLVWTIFVVSFDNVMRPILIRRGADLPLPLIFAGVLGGMIGFGVIGIFIGPVLLAVTYTLLSDWIESGEAEDTTPPQ
- a CDS encoding non-canonical purine NTP pyrophosphatase, translating into MASVNPGKAREMASLLSDLPLQVRPLVDFPGVTLPPEGAESYRDNALGKARAAAAATGMLAMGDDSGLEVDALGGAPGVISARYGGEGLDDAQRCAKLLEALAGVPPLRRTARFRSVIALVEPGGREATAEGEAEGIILDQPQGTGGFGYDPLFYYPPLDSTFAQLPDREKNVVSHRARAIAKARAVLLEWLRAR
- the rph gene encoding ribonuclease PH, which codes for MTTGPRHDGRAPDQLRRVVITRDYLRHPEGSVLVEFGDTKVICTASLEDKVPPFLKGQGKGWVTAEYGMLPRSTNTRMGRERGGPSGRSQEIQRLVGRSLRSVVDMPKLGERTVWMDCDVIQADGGTRTAAITGSWVALSDALDKLVQAGVLPGSPLRDHVAAISVGMVGARPLLDLDYVEDSSAEVDMNVVMTGGGAFVEVQGTAEQSPFGKDRLAELLALAERGIGALVGLQRRAVAARGEKSFAL
- a CDS encoding N-acetylmuramoyl-L-alanine amidase produces the protein MTIPSPRMAAWLRRIALGLVILGIVPGASAAPRPGTIELRAKSGSLGVVTPVSLDEGGSYVPADRLAAVLKGTWTAKGERGTLAVGARSAQFTRNQSRAVVAGTPITLDAPARMGSSGWLLPDDFLAKGLGRLAPGVTMKVVAAPTASARPATKPVAAPAPAVAFGDLRLRSYPSFTRIVLETSAPIGYAIVDQGAERGEVRVRLPSLRVSGPQLQEIEDGLVKSTRLEPATGGAVLRVVLDSPAGQIKDFSLRDPYRIVIDLYRSKEGAEQEGAQGGAMQPLRLVVLDAGHGGHDSGAVGPTGVQEKDVVLDVTRRVARMVEDGGLGIKVVLSRSTDVFVPLRDRTNFANKQRADLFVSIHANAHPRAVSEGVETYFLSSEASDTEARQIAAIENGAVQLETAASRQKNDAVKSILWDLAQSEFQQESSFLAETVLDSMTKSLRLVNRGVKQAGFYVLGGAAMPAILIEIGFLTNPKEEKKLSTPEYREAAAKAIYAGLSEYKRRYDQRLRTALSRPPSK
- a CDS encoding patatin-like phospholipase family protein, with translation MAAILLAVFILGGCASAHVFTVKRVDPEVPCLRPLHDANLLLGVALSGGGSRAAIFGSAGLEALAGLRTADGASVLQKISHISSVSGGSIAASYFALKKPGKEVPVLNPDGTMTDAYRAFFEQYRVDLSQDFENALIWNQLLSFRWINSALAAQTLAELLRDRLYGKATFADMSQRERNGDIPGLIVNSTLYNNGRRFAMTVVPPDDFDYDFFADLRKSLERQGRTMEPAPYIEKRWQLLKPITPTEIHMDPCVIGLAGAATASASFPPLVGPITLQVGGEKVFWHAGDGGLYENQGIETLLLLYLKQLQEKHAKRSLIIAFDSSFPFSVDERRLGLRSLPFSFFSFPMSRIPSIMEERASTYQALFFRTLQLEGVFPDSKTTHVISLRHTDAKWAADASDVPAACKAEPEPLKTAEEVVERIAEIPTRLNLPSECDKQLLVEAARRLVAAHADEILQFINRP